A genomic stretch from Desulfohalobium retbaense DSM 5692 includes:
- the rdgC gene encoding recombination-associated protein RdgC, whose product MAFLSASSSFTRYRITDTVPQTTWGEIDDRLKRFAFQDIDNTADERSFGWVCFDNMLDNEWHTAPPHKGDYLTFKLRLDTRRIPAAVLKKHYTLDLEELTARAREQGQKYVTRDQKKELKEQVRLKLLARTLPIPATFDVVWNIGTNRIYLGSTQAKIQDMFEDLFTQTFELHLEPQSPYFLARNVLGAKDRAKLDDYEPGALI is encoded by the coding sequence ATGGCCTTCCTTTCCGCAAGTTCAAGCTTCACCCGCTATCGGATCACCGACACCGTGCCCCAGACCACGTGGGGTGAGATCGACGACCGTTTGAAACGCTTTGCCTTCCAGGACATCGACAACACCGCCGACGAGCGCTCCTTCGGCTGGGTCTGTTTCGACAACATGCTGGACAACGAATGGCATACAGCCCCGCCGCACAAGGGCGATTACCTGACGTTCAAACTTCGCCTCGACACCCGCCGCATCCCGGCCGCGGTGCTCAAAAAGCACTACACCCTGGACCTGGAGGAACTCACTGCCCGGGCTCGTGAACAGGGCCAGAAGTACGTCACCCGGGACCAGAAGAAAGAACTCAAGGAACAGGTCCGCCTGAAACTCCTGGCTCGGACCCTGCCTATTCCGGCCACCTTTGATGTGGTCTGGAACATCGGGACCAACCGGATCTACCTTGGGTCCACCCAGGCCAAAATCCAGGACATGTTCGAAGACCTCTTCACCCAGACGTTTGAACTCCATCTGGAACCGCAATCTCCGTATTTCCTGGCTCGCAATGTCCTGGGAGCCAAGGACCGCGCCAAACTCGACGACTACGAACCGGGAGCCCTGATCTAA
- the thiL gene encoding thiamine-phosphate kinase, producing the protein MTLRSEDSFLALIDRYFPNTHAHMPLGRGDDCAVLRAPDWMCLTADMFVEDVHFRRTYFSPEDIGYKALAVNLSDIAGMGARPLGFALNLMATGRESDEFCEGLVSGMADLAREHDLPLVGGDLSRGPALAVAITMWGKSQKRFLLRRNCQPGDLLFCLGDVGLARCGLSVLERDDESLRWRFPEAVEAHLRPQIRLEQAQTLGEFEQVRGLMDVSDGLMQDLPRFVGPGFGVEVFMSESEVHPEVVEFAREFAGLPGVEQALLGGEDYALLGAAAPGASHFLEREFPEILWLGKVVERSGIYLDGARLDLKGFDHFGADFPEHSEDGE; encoded by the coding sequence ATGACCCTTCGTTCCGAAGACAGTTTTCTTGCCTTGATCGACCGGTATTTTCCCAATACTCACGCCCATATGCCATTGGGGCGCGGCGATGATTGCGCGGTGCTGCGCGCGCCGGACTGGATGTGCCTGACCGCGGATATGTTCGTGGAGGACGTCCACTTCCGGCGGACCTACTTCAGTCCCGAAGACATCGGATACAAGGCCCTGGCAGTGAATCTGTCTGATATCGCCGGCATGGGGGCCCGGCCGCTCGGCTTTGCCCTCAATTTGATGGCCACAGGGCGGGAAAGCGATGAATTCTGCGAGGGGTTGGTCTCAGGTATGGCCGATCTGGCGCGGGAGCATGATCTGCCCCTGGTCGGTGGGGATCTCAGCCGAGGACCGGCTTTGGCGGTGGCTATCACCATGTGGGGCAAGTCGCAGAAACGGTTTTTGCTGCGCCGCAATTGTCAGCCTGGCGATCTGCTTTTTTGTCTCGGCGATGTCGGTCTGGCCCGCTGCGGGCTGTCCGTGCTCGAGCGCGATGATGAGTCGTTGCGCTGGCGTTTTCCGGAAGCCGTCGAGGCGCATTTGCGGCCCCAGATCCGGTTGGAGCAGGCCCAGACTTTGGGCGAATTCGAGCAGGTGCGCGGGCTGATGGACGTTTCGGACGGCCTGATGCAGGACTTGCCCCGCTTTGTCGGGCCGGGCTTCGGCGTCGAGGTCTTCATGAGCGAAAGTGAAGTCCACCCGGAGGTGGTCGAATTCGCACGGGAGTTTGCGGGATTGCCGGGAGTGGAGCAGGCCCTTCTCGGCGGCGAGGACTACGCCCTGCTGGGTGCGGCGGCCCCGGGGGCGAGCCATTTTCTGGAGCGGGAGTTCCCGGAGATCCTGTGGTTGGGGAAAGTGGTCGAACGCTCCGGGATTTATCTCGACGGCGCCCGCCTGGATCTCAAGGGTTTTGACCATTTCGGCGCCGATTTCCCGGAACACAGTGAAGACGGAGAGTAA
- a CDS encoding prepilin-type N-terminal cleavage/methylation domain-containing protein, with product MADFLSSVIQRRSPKKTASGFTLLELVVVLVLLGVIAAFAARPVAQTMEVWLGTMRGQTDRVEVHYALERVAREVREGNISCDDMGDISISCTETESGGLYEIEAELDGYKNSTDVFNRNQ from the coding sequence ATGGCTGACTTCCTTTCCTCGGTAATTCAGCGACGATCCCCAAAAAAAACGGCTTCGGGCTTCACTTTGCTCGAGCTAGTGGTTGTTTTGGTCTTATTGGGCGTTATAGCGGCCTTTGCCGCCCGACCTGTAGCCCAGACCATGGAGGTGTGGCTGGGCACCATGCGCGGCCAAACAGACCGGGTTGAGGTTCACTATGCATTGGAAAGGGTCGCCCGCGAAGTGCGTGAGGGAAATATTTCCTGCGATGACATGGGAGATATTTCAATAAGTTGCACGGAAACGGAAAGTGGTGGCTTATATGAAATAGAGGCAGAATTAGACGGATATAAAAACTCAACAGATGTATTCAACCGCAACCAGTGA
- a CDS encoding ATP-dependent helicase encodes MDHIEYERHLNQAQLEAVQTLQGPVLVIAGAGSGKTRTVVYRLARLVENSVPPESILLLTFTRKAANEMLTRAAHLAGQGLHGVAGGTFHAFAFGMLRRFGQRLGYDQGVSIMDRSDAEGVVKQVREMEGVGKGDRSFPRKGAVLSLMSKARNKERDLEDILASEAGHLLPHAEGIQIIQRGYEAFKAKHGLLDYDDLLFKFETLLREHEDIRDFLVQRYSHLMIDEFQDTNLVQGRLVRLLSGPEANVMAVGDDAQSVYAFRGATVNNILQFTSDFPGTKVIKLEQNYRSTQPILELTNQILGQATAKYEKHLFSERIEGPKPQVVRPLSDMTQAQGVVDKIVELSRTTPLHDIAVLFRAGYQSYPLEVALNKLGIGYQKFGGMRFAESAHIKDFVAHLRLVANPADLPAWQRALSLLPGIGPKTCERIYEATLHGDEAYMRRTCKRVPELENTLTLLDNLRNSRLGVAPVIEQLLDYYRPHMEERYPDDYPKRQAGLEELAQIAAGYTKLEDFLADMSLDNPDPGSGHGVEEDKVVLSTIHSAKGLEWSAVLLIDLVEDRFPSRHALSRPDDMEEERRLMYVACTRARDFLGLYVPDTVYKRNQGSTPVLPSPFVQELPSSTYEEWREGYAGGFRRQQEPAPKPAAQRSVQDDAPVNSASTSQAQPSNGYCRHKIFGRGKILSFIPPNKYKVNFSGFGIKTMIADYLQMEES; translated from the coding sequence ATGGACCATATTGAATACGAGCGCCATCTCAACCAGGCGCAATTGGAAGCCGTGCAGACGCTGCAGGGCCCGGTGCTGGTCATCGCCGGCGCTGGTAGCGGCAAGACCAGAACGGTGGTCTACCGTTTGGCCCGGTTGGTGGAAAACTCCGTCCCACCGGAATCGATCCTGTTGTTGACCTTCACCCGCAAGGCCGCCAACGAAATGCTCACCCGGGCGGCGCATCTCGCCGGACAGGGCTTGCATGGCGTGGCCGGGGGGACTTTTCACGCCTTCGCGTTCGGCATGCTGCGTCGCTTCGGGCAACGCTTGGGCTATGACCAGGGGGTGAGCATCATGGACCGCTCCGACGCCGAAGGGGTGGTCAAGCAGGTCCGGGAGATGGAGGGGGTCGGCAAGGGAGACCGGTCCTTTCCGCGCAAGGGGGCGGTTTTGTCCCTGATGAGCAAGGCCCGGAACAAGGAACGCGACCTGGAAGACATCCTGGCCAGCGAGGCGGGCCACCTTTTGCCCCATGCTGAAGGGATCCAGATTATCCAGCGCGGGTACGAGGCGTTCAAGGCCAAGCACGGCCTGCTCGACTACGACGACCTGCTGTTCAAATTCGAGACCCTGCTTCGCGAACACGAGGATATCCGGGACTTTCTTGTCCAGCGGTACAGCCACCTGATGATCGATGAGTTCCAGGATACCAACCTGGTCCAGGGACGACTGGTCCGCCTCTTGTCCGGCCCGGAGGCCAATGTCATGGCTGTGGGGGACGACGCCCAGTCTGTGTACGCCTTTCGCGGCGCCACGGTGAACAATATCCTCCAATTCACTTCCGATTTTCCCGGGACCAAAGTCATCAAGCTGGAGCAGAATTACCGCTCTACCCAGCCCATTTTGGAACTCACGAATCAGATTCTCGGTCAGGCCACAGCCAAATACGAGAAACATTTGTTCTCCGAGCGCATCGAAGGCCCGAAACCGCAGGTGGTCCGTCCCCTGAGTGATATGACCCAGGCTCAGGGTGTGGTGGACAAGATCGTGGAATTGTCCCGCACGACCCCGCTGCACGATATCGCGGTCCTGTTCCGGGCCGGGTACCAGTCGTATCCGCTGGAAGTGGCCTTGAATAAACTCGGGATCGGGTATCAGAAATTCGGGGGCATGCGCTTTGCCGAATCGGCCCACATCAAAGATTTTGTGGCCCATTTGCGCCTGGTGGCCAACCCTGCGGATCTGCCGGCCTGGCAGCGGGCACTTTCGCTATTGCCCGGCATCGGCCCCAAGACCTGTGAACGGATCTACGAGGCCACCCTGCACGGCGACGAGGCGTATATGCGCCGGACCTGCAAACGGGTCCCGGAACTCGAAAACACCTTGACGCTCCTGGATAATCTCCGCAACAGCCGCCTCGGTGTCGCACCGGTCATCGAACAACTGCTCGATTATTACCGGCCCCATATGGAGGAGCGGTATCCGGACGATTATCCCAAGCGCCAGGCCGGGCTGGAAGAGCTGGCCCAGATTGCGGCCGGGTATACCAAACTCGAAGATTTCCTGGCGGATATGAGCCTGGACAATCCTGATCCCGGCAGCGGACATGGGGTCGAGGAAGACAAGGTCGTGCTCTCGACGATCCACTCGGCCAAAGGGTTGGAATGGTCGGCTGTTTTGCTTATCGATCTTGTCGAAGACCGCTTCCCCTCCCGTCACGCCTTGTCCCGGCCTGATGACATGGAGGAAGAGCGGCGGCTGATGTATGTGGCCTGTACCCGGGCCCGAGATTTTCTGGGCTTGTATGTCCCGGACACGGTCTACAAACGCAATCAGGGCTCCACCCCGGTCTTGCCCAGTCCTTTTGTCCAGGAATTGCCGAGTTCGACATATGAAGAGTGGCGGGAAGGGTATGCCGGCGGATTCCGGCGGCAGCAGGAGCCAGCTCCGAAACCAGCTGCGCAGCGTAGCGTGCAGGACGACGCCCCGGTCAATTCCGCATCCACGTCTCAGGCCCAGCCCAGCAATGGGTATTGCCGGCACAAGATTTTTGGACGGGGCAAGATCCTTTCGTTTATACCGCCGAATAAGTACAAGGTGAACTTCAGCGGTTTCGGGATCAAGACCATGATCGCTGATTACCTGCAAATGGAAGAGTCTTGA
- a CDS encoding ISL3 family transposase, whose amino-acid sequence MLVSQLTKLTLDIQGFRVGRVQGDTSGITVDIAPDRRHLLFCSRCGSAAKYRDTLTSRYFRHVPLWGIPVWLRYSPRRVRCGHCGVKVEYFPWSTGKHRFTTAFAHFLASWARLLPWKHVAQLFGCSWGTVAAAVDQIVEYGLAHQDLSNLTHIGIDEISREKGQVYLTNVYDLNTSRLVWSGEKRTKATITNFFTSLGPSKIDKLEGVCCDMWEPYTQVIQDKAPKATMVFDKFHIVRHLNEAVDQVRRDEIREKGQKHKDLVKDTRYIWLKNPWNLTDKQASRLSALEKLNLKINRAYLLKESFRQFWSYECRTSAKDFLDKWFWWATHSRLKPMRNFAWMLRRKEENILSYFDMPISNGSVEGLNNKAKVISHRAYGFRSAKNYIRNLYHCMGGLPEPQIMHRFV is encoded by the coding sequence ATGCTCGTGTCCCAGTTAACCAAATTGACGCTGGATATTCAAGGATTTCGTGTCGGTCGGGTTCAAGGTGATACGAGCGGGATCACCGTAGATATAGCCCCAGACCGGCGTCATCTGCTCTTTTGCAGCCGCTGCGGCAGCGCTGCCAAGTATCGGGATACCCTTACAAGTCGCTATTTTCGCCATGTCCCTCTTTGGGGGATCCCTGTATGGCTCCGGTACAGCCCCCGCAGAGTTCGGTGCGGACATTGTGGCGTCAAGGTGGAGTATTTCCCCTGGAGCACAGGCAAACATCGGTTCACAACGGCTTTTGCCCACTTCCTGGCTTCGTGGGCCCGGTTACTGCCCTGGAAACATGTAGCACAGCTTTTTGGTTGCTCCTGGGGTACCGTGGCCGCTGCTGTTGACCAGATTGTCGAGTATGGTCTGGCCCATCAAGATCTCTCGAATCTGACGCACATTGGGATTGACGAAATCTCCCGAGAAAAGGGCCAAGTATACCTAACCAATGTCTACGACCTGAATACCTCCAGACTCGTATGGAGCGGGGAAAAACGGACAAAGGCAACAATTACCAACTTCTTCACCTCGCTTGGCCCTAGCAAGATCGATAAGCTTGAAGGGGTCTGTTGCGACATGTGGGAGCCGTATACCCAGGTCATTCAAGACAAGGCCCCGAAAGCGACGATGGTCTTCGACAAATTCCACATTGTCCGGCATCTCAATGAAGCCGTTGACCAGGTCCGTAGAGACGAGATCCGGGAGAAGGGCCAAAAGCACAAGGATCTGGTTAAAGACACCCGATATATCTGGCTCAAGAACCCGTGGAACCTGACTGACAAGCAGGCATCTCGGTTGAGTGCACTGGAAAAACTCAATCTCAAAATCAACAGGGCGTATTTACTCAAGGAATCATTTCGCCAGTTCTGGTCGTATGAGTGCAGGACTTCAGCCAAAGATTTCCTCGACAAGTGGTTCTGGTGGGCGACGCATTCCAGGCTGAAGCCAATGCGAAATTTTGCTTGGATGCTGCGCCGCAAAGAAGAAAATATTCTCAGTTATTTCGACATGCCCATCAGCAATGGCTCGGTGGAAGGCCTCAACAATAAGGCTAAAGTCATTAGTCACAGAGCATACGGGTTCAGGTCGGCCAAGAACTACATCCGGAATCTGTACCATTGCATGGGCGGGCTACCTGAACCCCAAATTATGCACAGATTTGTGTGA
- a CDS encoding GspH/FimT family pseudopilin yields MTQLPSKFRRPKLGFTLLEVIAVLVLLGVLATLALPRLSGLYSSLDVQEIRDQFIGDLRQARSMAQGCAKTVVNVTTSGNDWSVAPDPDDCGYSISRTNLPDEIAIAIDGPILFQYPEGNLSGSSVTITLSANGDSQHVCVDGSTGAIQRRACN; encoded by the coding sequence ATGACACAACTCCCATCCAAGTTCAGAAGACCCAAACTAGGCTTTACCCTGCTGGAGGTCATTGCCGTGCTGGTGCTTCTGGGGGTGCTGGCGACCCTGGCGCTGCCGCGACTTTCCGGGCTATACAGCTCGTTGGACGTGCAAGAAATCCGGGACCAGTTCATCGGTGATTTGCGTCAGGCCAGGTCCATGGCTCAGGGGTGTGCGAAAACTGTAGTTAATGTTACGACCAGTGGGAATGATTGGTCGGTTGCCCCAGACCCGGATGATTGCGGGTACTCTATTTCCAGAACAAATCTCCCTGATGAGATCGCAATTGCCATAGACGGACCAATCTTATTTCAATACCCGGAAGGCAATTTATCGGGCAGTTCGGTCACGATCACGCTCAGTGCAAATGGTGATAGCCAGCACGTCTGCGTAGATGGCTCGACAGGGGCAATACAGCGCCGGGCTTGCAATTAG
- a CDS encoding type IV pilus modification PilV family protein produces the protein MRTWKYQKGVTLLELVIGLVLFGIIAWGFTAAILPSLKNMTQRSEAPEEWLHAARSEMEEIIHECDQGVNGSICNKNAEVTNATICDNDHISDGYCEIIRSGSPNDDYGDIILRLPLQ, from the coding sequence ATGCGAACCTGGAAATATCAGAAGGGAGTGACTCTGCTGGAGTTGGTCATTGGCCTGGTGCTGTTCGGTATAATTGCCTGGGGTTTTACCGCGGCCATCCTCCCCAGCTTGAAGAATATGACGCAGCGCTCGGAGGCTCCGGAGGAGTGGCTGCATGCAGCTCGAAGCGAAATGGAAGAAATAATCCACGAATGTGATCAAGGTGTGAACGGTAGTATTTGCAATAAAAACGCTGAGGTTACTAATGCTACAATATGTGACAATGATCATATCAGTGATGGCTATTGTGAAATAATCAGATCCGGTTCACCTAATGATGATTACGGAGACATAATACTCCGGTTACCCCTTCAATAG
- a CDS encoding prepilin-type N-terminal cleavage/methylation domain-containing protein gives MENKDIKKSQGGFTLIELVAVLVVLGVLASLAVPRFADLQTSAEKAGAASAASSEAMGAAASAGVTWNGTCSDVPTDFLEDVEGLSTIETGTEDGGTGHFTIPGKWTENGFEDPVWCQVKS, from the coding sequence ATGGAAAACAAAGACATCAAAAAGTCGCAGGGCGGTTTTACGTTGATTGAGTTGGTGGCCGTACTGGTTGTGCTGGGCGTGCTGGCGTCCTTGGCAGTGCCTAGATTTGCAGATCTTCAGACTTCGGCAGAAAAAGCAGGGGCTGCTAGTGCTGCTTCAAGTGAGGCTATGGGGGCAGCTGCAAGTGCTGGAGTAACATGGAATGGGACTTGTTCTGATGTGCCTACTGACTTTTTAGAAGATGTTGAGGGACTTAGCACTATCGAAACTGGTACTGAAGATGGTGGAACCGGCCACTTTACAATCCCTGGTAAATGGACTGAAAATGGCTTTGAAGATCCAGTTTGGTGTCAAGTGAAGTCATAA
- a CDS encoding type II secretion system F family protein: MQYNYKAINGTGNSVNGFIEATSPYEAQEKLASQGYIPQKVSPAKSSSFSSLNGVEERLNLMLSTVKTPELILFTKQFRTLFNAGINITNLLQILEEQTENLKLKKAAAAIGQDIQGGISLSEAFVKHPRIFSNLYCSMIQAGEDSGRLGEVLDRLVYLLQHEHKVRSDIKSATRYPKIVLVAMFIAFLFLLTFILPQFIEIFEQAGVALPLPTRINIALYELILGYWPVLVTGSALAFVGLQMYLKTSTGQYHKDWLFLKLPLVGSVFQKGAMARFANIFSILQASGVSVLNTLSVLSGTIGNAAISREFAKIQDQLREGRGISTPLKSAKYFTPMVINMVAVGEESGNLDEMLSEISSHYDDEVDFAVKRMADNLGPVLIALLAVLVGFFAASVFLPMWDLAKTI; this comes from the coding sequence ATGCAATACAACTACAAGGCCATAAACGGTACAGGAAACTCGGTAAATGGCTTCATTGAGGCCACAAGCCCATATGAGGCCCAGGAAAAGCTGGCCAGCCAAGGATACATTCCCCAGAAAGTGTCCCCGGCCAAAAGCTCCTCTTTTTCCTCCCTCAATGGAGTGGAAGAACGCCTTAATCTGATGCTGTCCACAGTCAAGACCCCGGAACTCATCTTGTTTACTAAGCAGTTTCGGACCCTGTTCAACGCCGGCATCAACATAACCAACTTGCTGCAAATCTTGGAAGAGCAAACTGAAAATCTGAAGCTCAAAAAAGCCGCAGCCGCCATTGGCCAGGATATCCAAGGCGGGATCTCTTTGAGCGAGGCTTTCGTCAAGCATCCCAGAATTTTTTCCAACCTGTACTGCAGCATGATCCAGGCTGGGGAGGATAGTGGTCGGCTGGGCGAAGTCCTGGACCGGCTCGTGTACCTCTTGCAGCATGAGCACAAGGTGCGCTCCGATATCAAAAGCGCCACCCGCTATCCCAAGATCGTGCTCGTAGCCATGTTTATTGCCTTTTTATTTTTGCTCACCTTCATTCTGCCCCAATTCATTGAAATATTTGAACAGGCCGGCGTGGCCTTGCCCCTGCCCACCCGGATCAATATTGCCCTGTACGAACTTATCTTGGGCTATTGGCCGGTCCTTGTGACAGGATCCGCTTTGGCCTTTGTTGGATTACAGATGTACCTCAAGACCTCCACAGGCCAGTACCACAAGGATTGGCTATTCCTGAAGTTGCCCCTTGTCGGGTCGGTTTTTCAGAAAGGCGCCATGGCCCGGTTTGCCAATATCTTTTCCATCCTCCAGGCCAGTGGCGTGTCGGTTTTGAATACCTTGTCCGTCCTGTCTGGGACCATTGGCAACGCTGCCATTTCCCGGGAGTTTGCCAAGATTCAAGATCAGCTCCGGGAGGGGAGAGGGATATCGACACCGTTGAAATCCGCGAAGTATTTCACGCCGATGGTCATCAATATGGTGGCTGTAGGCGAAGAGTCCGGGAATCTGGACGAGATGCTCAGCGAGATTTCCTCGCATTACGACGACGAAGTGGATTTTGCAGTCAAACGCATGGCTGACAACCTGGGCCCGGTTCTGATCGCCCTCTTGGCAGTGCTGGTGGGATTTTTTGCCGCCTCAGTATTTTTGCCCATGTGGGATTTGGCGAAGACTATTTAA